The Meiothermus sp. region GCCGACCGGCAGGCCTTGCAACGCCTGATCGAGGCCGCCGAAAAAGCCAAGATTGAGCTCTCCAACGTCACCGAGACCACCATCAGCCTGCCCTTCATCGGCCTGGATCCGGTCAGCAAAACCCCCTTGCACCTCGAGAAGAAACTCACCCGGGCCAAGTTTGAGGAACTCATCCAGCCCCTCTTGAAGAAGATTCGCGGCCCGGTGGAGCAGGCCCTACGCGATGCGGGTTTGAACGCCAGCCAGATTGACGAGGTGCTCTTGGTGGGCGGCTCGACCCGCGTCCCGGCGGTGCAGCAGATTGTGAAGGAGATGCTGGGCAAGGAGCCCAACCGCAGTGTCAACCCCGACGAGGTAGTAGCCCTGGGGGCTGCCGTACAGGCCGGGGTGCTGACCGGGCAGGTAGAAGACGTGGTGCTGCTGGACGTAACGCCGCTCTCGCTGGGGGTGGAAACCAAAGGCGGGGTGTTTACGGTCTTGATTCCGCGCAACACCACCGTACCGACCCGCAAGTCGGAGATTTTCACCACCGCCGAACACAACCAGCCCTCGGTGGAGATTCACGTCCTGCAAGGCGAACGCCCCATGGCCGCCGACAACAAGAGCCTGGGCCGCTTCCGCCTGGACGGCATCCCGCCCATGCCTGCCGGTGTGCCTCAGATTGAAGTGACCTTCGACATCGACGCCAACGGCATCCTACACGCTACGGCCAAGGAGAAGTCCACCGGCAAGGAGGCCTCGATCACCATCCAGAACACCACCACCCTCTCCGAGCAAGAGATTGAGCGGATGGTGAAAGAAGCCGAGGCCAACGCCGAAGCCGACCGCAAGCGCAAGGAACACGCCGACCTCAAGAACAACCTCGACACCGCCCGCATCCAGGCCGAGCGGGTGATGACCGAAAAAGAAAGCACCCCCGAGGCCAAGAGCCGCCTCGAGGCCGCCATCAGCAAAGCCAAGAGCCTGGTAGATAGCGATGGCTCCGACGCCGAGCTGCGCCAGGCCACCGAGGAGCTGTTGGCAGCCCTGCAAGCCTACGAGCAAGGAGCGGCCTCCA contains the following coding sequences:
- the dnaK gene encoding molecular chaperone DnaK — its product is MAKAVGIDLGTTNSVIAIMEGGSPVVLENAEGERTTPSVVAYKGSDLLVGRVARRQAVLNPEGTVFEIKRFIGRRWEEVQDEVRRVPYKVVKGPDGGVRVDIQGKLYTPEEISAMILRKLVDDASKKLGEKITKAVITVPAYFNNSQREATANAGKIAGLEVLRIVNEPTAAALAYGLDKKGHETVLVFDLGGGTFDVTVLEIGEGVFEVKATAGDTHLGGSDFDHAIVNWLAEEFKKESGGVDLKADRQALQRLIEAAEKAKIELSNVTETTISLPFIGLDPVSKTPLHLEKKLTRAKFEELIQPLLKKIRGPVEQALRDAGLNASQIDEVLLVGGSTRVPAVQQIVKEMLGKEPNRSVNPDEVVALGAAVQAGVLTGQVEDVVLLDVTPLSLGVETKGGVFTVLIPRNTTVPTRKSEIFTTAEHNQPSVEIHVLQGERPMAADNKSLGRFRLDGIPPMPAGVPQIEVTFDIDANGILHATAKEKSTGKEASITIQNTTTLSEQEIERMVKEAEANAEADRKRKEHADLKNNLDTARIQAERVMTEKESTPEAKSRLEAAISKAKSLVDSDGSDAELRQATEELLAALQAYEQGAASSTQASSSSTPKSDDVIDADYKPAD